One segment of bacterium DNA contains the following:
- the ybeY gene encoding rRNA maturation RNase YbeY, giving the protein MGNNTSSRICLRILPKLSRTSRRRLEALIARYRERCGVPRRAVVEVTVADDALLAELNRKYRRREGPTDVLAFPIGRDPVEPEEMWLWGEVYVSVDRAREQAERRGVALDEELAALVAHGLLHLAGYDDDGDEARAEMERAANDLTAEAG; this is encoded by the coding sequence ATGGGGAACAATACGTCGTCCCGTATCTGTCTACGCATTCTGCCGAAACTAAGTCGAACTAGCCGGCGGCGGCTGGAGGCGTTGATCGCCCGCTACCGTGAACGGTGCGGCGTCCCGCGTCGGGCGGTGGTCGAGGTAACGGTAGCGGACGACGCGCTGCTGGCGGAATTGAACCGGAAGTACCGCCGGCGAGAGGGCCCTACGGACGTACTGGCGTTTCCCATAGGACGGGACCCGGTGGAACCGGAGGAGATGTGGTTGTGGGGCGAGGTTTACGTTTCGGTAGACCGGGCCCGCGAGCAGGCCGAGCGCCGGGGCGTAGCGTTGGACGAAGAGCTCGCCGCCCTCGTGGCCCACGGCCTGCTCCACCTGGCCGGATACGACGACGATGGCGACGAGGCCCGCGCCGAGATGGAGCGGGCCGCAAACGACCTCACGGCCGAGGCCGGATAA
- a CDS encoding diacylglycerol kinase codes for MTAAKNKRPSKRGLFLREGGLARSFNSALEGIVYALRTQRNVKIHFVITALVLFASVWLSITKTELILLLVTIALVLITEMINSSLEVLLDLAVERYHPMARIAKDVAAGAVLFATLNAVVVGYLIFFEALKGPIVTTIVSVRRAPEHVAVVALGLTILLVLTLKAFTGKGTFLRGGLPSGHAAAAFGLWTAASLLSRNPLVATITFILALIIGVSRVRLGIHSLLEIAAGAFLGIGVTALCFWVFT; via the coding sequence GTGACCGCGGCTAAGAACAAGCGACCGTCGAAGAGGGGTCTCTTTTTAAGGGAAGGGGGCCTCGCCCGCTCCTTCAACAGCGCGTTGGAGGGTATCGTCTACGCCCTCCGCACCCAGCGCAACGTTAAGATCCATTTCGTCATCACGGCCCTGGTTTTATTCGCCAGCGTTTGGTTGTCCATCACCAAGACCGAGCTCATATTATTACTTGTAACGATCGCGCTGGTCCTTATCACCGAAATGATAAACTCCTCGCTCGAGGTCTTGCTAGACCTGGCGGTGGAGAGGTACCATCCGATGGCGCGCATCGCCAAGGACGTCGCCGCGGGCGCGGTCCTGTTCGCGACGCTGAACGCGGTTGTAGTCGGTTATCTCATATTCTTCGAGGCCCTCAAGGGCCCCATCGTAACGACGATCGTGAGCGTGCGGCGGGCGCCCGAGCACGTGGCGGTGGTCGCGTTGGGTCTGACCATCCTGTTGGTTCTAACGTTGAAGGCGTTCACGGGGAAAGGGACTTTCCTGCGCGGCGGCCTCCCCAGCGGCCACGCCGCGGCCGCTTTCGGCTTGTGGACCGCGGCGTCGCTTTTGAGCCGCAATCCGTTGGTCGCTACCATAACGTTTATCTTGGCGCTGATTATCGGCGTTTCGCGCGTCCGTTTGGGCATACATTCCTTGCTCGAGATTGCCGCGGGCGCTTTTCTGGGTATCGGCGTTACGGCGCTCTGCTTTTGGGTATTCACGTAG
- a CDS encoding hemolysin family protein gives MDEPPSLITVVALVAAYGVFVVARWAVVANATRDRNPAGEGAGKPAVPLAVLNALFFVEVFLLIAASYSAATLLAFEAPALPLAAAWLICAAGLFVVRAAARAVLPAAAARSLGRFIRPVAKFLYLLLFPLIWTAKTIALVLAKVTRAGIDPAAVSPAAELEALCGVGGARLAEEEREMINGIFSIRETVAREVMVPRVEMVTVDIRDPLDEIKRIVIAKGFSRIPVVDESPDAVLGILHAKDIFKLEDTGEGLRSVLREPFYVPESKRVNELLREFRSAKVQFAIVVDEYGGTAGLITLEDTLEEIVGEIHDEYDAEVKLLEKVGDDVWLIAGRADIGELNEQLGIAIPEEEFETVGGFISALSGKVPETGERLSYENLDFYVTAADARRVKQVRLTVAPEGRGDGKD, from the coding sequence TTGGACGAGCCCCCATCACTTATTACGGTCGTCGCGTTAGTCGCGGCGTACGGCGTTTTCGTCGTCGCACGCTGGGCCGTAGTGGCGAACGCGACGCGCGACCGCAACCCGGCAGGGGAGGGCGCGGGTAAACCGGCAGTCCCGTTAGCCGTACTGAACGCGCTCTTCTTCGTCGAGGTATTCTTACTGATCGCCGCTTCGTACTCGGCCGCGACGCTTTTGGCGTTCGAGGCGCCGGCGCTGCCTTTGGCCGCGGCGTGGCTCATTTGCGCCGCGGGGCTCTTCGTGGTGCGGGCGGCGGCGCGCGCGGTGCTACCGGCTGCCGCGGCGAGGTCGCTCGGCCGCTTCATAAGGCCGGTGGCCAAGTTCCTTTACCTGTTGCTGTTTCCGCTGATTTGGACCGCCAAAACGATCGCGCTGGTGCTCGCCAAGGTTACGCGCGCCGGCATCGACCCCGCGGCTGTTTCGCCCGCCGCCGAGTTGGAGGCCTTATGCGGCGTGGGTGGCGCGCGGCTGGCCGAGGAAGAGCGGGAGATGATAAACGGCATCTTCAGCATCCGCGAGACGGTGGCGCGGGAGGTCATGGTGCCGCGCGTCGAAATGGTGACGGTGGACATCCGCGACCCGCTGGACGAGATAAAACGAATCGTCATAGCCAAGGGCTTTTCGCGGATTCCGGTGGTGGATGAATCCCCCGACGCTGTCTTGGGCATCCTCCACGCCAAGGACATCTTCAAGCTCGAGGACACGGGCGAGGGTTTGAGGTCCGTTTTGCGGGAACCTTTTTACGTCCCCGAGTCCAAGAGGGTCAACGAGCTCCTGCGGGAGTTCCGCTCGGCCAAGGTACAGTTCGCCATCGTCGTCGACGAATACGGCGGCACCGCGGGCCTTATAACGCTCGAGGACACGCTGGAAGAGATCGTGGGCGAGATCCACGACGAGTACGACGCCGAGGTGAAGCTGCTGGAGAAGGTCGGCGACGACGTTTGGCTTATAGCGGGCCGCGCCGACATAGGCGAGTTGAACGAGCAGCTCGGCATCGCCATACCGGAGGAAGAATTCGAGACCGTGGGCGGTTTCATCTCGGCTTTGTCCGGGAAAGTCCCCGAGACGGGCGAGCGGCTGTCGTACGAGAATCTGGATTTTTACGTTACCGCGGCCGACGCGCGGAGGGTCAAACAGGTCCGCCTTACCGTCGCGCCCGAAGGCCGGGGCGATGGTAAGGATTAG
- a CDS encoding acetyl-CoA carboxylase carboxyltransferase subunit alpha produces the protein MAVEAKKVVLEFEKPLAALEEQLEALRPKAEAGDADAAAEVAARERELEGRRAEVYAGLTAWDRVLLARHPDRPYTMDYVRRLIERPLEFHGDRLFRDDQAILCGVGWFRGRKVVWMGHEKGRKTADKIRHNFGSPHPEGYRKALRVMRLAEKFGLPVLSFLDTAGAYPGIGAEERGQAEAIARNVLEMFNLHVPFVVAVIGEGGSGGAFGIGVGNRVLMQEYAYYSVISPEGCAAILWRDRAYAPQAAAALKITARDLLGLGVVDEIVEEPAYGAHRDHDRAAELLAEALERHLAELEKMSGDELREDRRRKFLAMGFFEEGEKSGGD, from the coding sequence ATGGCGGTAGAGGCGAAGAAGGTAGTCCTGGAGTTCGAGAAGCCGCTCGCGGCGCTGGAGGAACAACTCGAGGCGCTGCGGCCTAAGGCCGAGGCGGGCGACGCCGACGCCGCGGCCGAGGTGGCCGCCCGCGAACGGGAGCTCGAGGGGCGCCGCGCCGAGGTCTACGCCGGCCTGACGGCGTGGGACCGCGTCCTGCTCGCGCGCCACCCGGACCGCCCCTACACCATGGACTACGTCCGCCGGCTCATCGAGCGGCCGTTGGAGTTCCACGGCGACCGCCTCTTCCGCGACGACCAGGCCATCTTGTGCGGCGTGGGATGGTTCCGCGGCCGCAAGGTCGTTTGGATGGGCCACGAGAAAGGCCGCAAGACCGCCGACAAGATCCGCCACAATTTCGGCTCGCCCCACCCGGAGGGCTATCGCAAGGCGCTGCGCGTGATGAGGTTGGCCGAGAAATTCGGCCTCCCCGTATTGTCTTTCCTGGATACCGCCGGCGCGTACCCCGGCATCGGCGCCGAGGAACGCGGCCAGGCGGAGGCCATCGCGCGTAATGTCCTCGAGATGTTCAACCTCCACGTTCCGTTCGTCGTGGCGGTCATCGGCGAGGGCGGCTCCGGGGGCGCCTTCGGCATCGGCGTCGGCAACCGCGTTCTGATGCAGGAGTACGCCTACTATTCGGTCATCTCCCCCGAGGGGTGCGCCGCCATCCTGTGGCGGGACCGGGCGTACGCGCCCCAGGCCGCGGCGGCGCTCAAGATAACGGCGCGAGATTTACTGGGCCTCGGCGTCGTCGACGAAATAGTCGAGGAGCCGGCGTACGGCGCCCACCGCGACCACGACCGGGCCGCGGAGCTTTTGGCCGAGGCGCTCGAGCGCCACCTGGCCGAATTGGAAAAGATGTCCGGCGACGAACTCCGCGAGGACCGCCGCCGGAAGTTCCTGGCGATGGGGTTCTTCGAGGAAGGGGAAAAAAGTGGGGGCGACTAG